Proteins encoded together in one Labrus bergylta chromosome 20, fLabBer1.1, whole genome shotgun sequence window:
- the LOC109977001 gene encoding leukocyte elastase inhibitor-like: MASTSPPFSLAKANSTFSLDLFKKLSDDDKTANIFYSPLSISSALAMVMLGARANTAAQMSEVLGFSEGDQPEEEGDQPEEEGDQPEEEGDQPKEEGDQPMEEQQMQLRTHMQYPFERQMQTRLQMKMQLQKRSGLPAYLRQCLKPQNGDDEVHAKFGELLSELNKEDAPYALSVANRLYGEKSYRFNKEYIADTKKHYSAELKSVDFKKKAEEARVHINDWVEKNTQGKIKDLLAEGAVDDSTRLALINAVYFKGTWDQQFKEQDTVEYQFRVNKNDTKPVKMMQQKSKFAHRSIPEINIKVLEMPYKGEDLSMIIFLPHDIEDDSTGLENLETELTHQKFVDWSRPDMMDQGTVEVKLPRFKLEETYELNNVLKKMGMLDAFDVSMSDFSGMSLANDLFLSKVVHKAFVDVNEEGTEAAAATGAVLGIRSVDIPFTFIADHPFLFFIKHIPTKTTLFAGRYCSPE; this comes from the exons ATGGCTTCAACATCACCACCGTTCTCTCTGGCCAAGGCCAACAGCACCTTCTCTCTGGATCTGTTCAAAAAGCTGAGTGATGACGACAAGACGGCAAATATCTTCTACTCTCCCCTCAGCATCTCGTCTGCTCTGGCCATGGTGATGCTGGGGGCCAGAGCCAACACGGCTGCACAGATGTCggag GTCCTGGGCTTCAGTGAGGGAGACCAaccggaggaggagggggaccaaccggaggaggagggggaccaaccggaggaggagggggaccaaccgaaggaggagggggaccaACCAATGGAAGAACAGCAGATGCAGCTGAGGACACACATGCAGTACCCTTTTGAGAGGCAGATGCAGACTCGGCTGCAGATGAAGatgcagctgcagaaaagaaGCGGGCTGCCAGCGTACCTGCGCCAG TGCCTCAAACCACAGAATGGTGACGATGAAGTCCACGCTAAGTTTGGTGAGCTGTTGAGCGAGCTCAACAAGGAGGACGCTCCGTATGCGCTCAGTGTTGCCAACAGGCTGTATGGAGAGAAGTCCTACAGATTTAATAAG GAATACATagcagacacaaaaaaacactacagCGCTGAGCTGAAGTCTGTGGACTTCAAAAAGAAGGCAGAGGAAGCCCGGGTCCACATCAACGACTGGGTGGAGAAGAACACACAAG GTAAAATCAAGGACCTGCTGGCTGAGGGTGCAGTGGACGACTCGACCCGGCTGGCGCTGATCAACGCCGTCTACTTCAAGGGAACATGGGACCAACAGTTCAAGGAGCAGGACACTGTGGAGTATCAGTTTAGAGTAAATAAG AACGACACCAAACCGGTGAAGATGATGCAACAGAAGAGCAAATTTGCTCACAGGTCCATTCCTGAGATCAACATCAAG GTTCTAGAGATGCCCTACAAAGGGGAGGACCTCAGTATGATCATCTTCCTGCCCCATGATATCGAGGACGACAGCACAGGCCTGGAGAAT CTGGAGACGGAGCTGACCCATCAGAAGTTTGTGGATTGGTCTCGTCCGGACATGATGGATCAGGGTACGGTGGAGGTGAAACTTCCTCGATTCAAGCTGGAGGAGACGTACGAACTGAACAACGTCCTGAAGAAGATGGGCATGTTGGACGCTTTCGATGTCTCCATGAGCGACTTCTCTG GCATGTCTCTAGCCAATGACCTGTTCCTGTCCAAGGTCGTCCACAAGGCGTTTGTGGACGTGAACGAGGAGGGGACAGAGGCAGCTGCAGCCACTGGTGCCGTCTTAGGGATACGCTCTGTCGACATCCCTTTCACCTTCATCGCTGATCaccccttcctcttcttcatcaaacACATCCCCACCAAGACCACCCTCTTTGCAGGTCGATACTGCAGCCCGGAGTGA
- the snx16 gene encoding sorting nexin-16, whose protein sequence is MASPFVPVPVPFDRVSAGGSSKLRRPPRASSLGSVSSSSDSSLPRAAGEDLIGRGCGGLVSQRQSRCIDRGSRSRTPPPLQSPVTRARMNGSLDHAVEYSTCPRSISDPVGSQQVEEEEEERPITPTVLGYEVMEERAKFTVFKVLVRKSADESWVVFRRYTDFSRLNDKLKEMFPGFRLSLPPKRWFKDNYDTDFLEDRQLGLQAFLQNLVAHKDIANCMAVREFLCLDDPPGPFDSLEESRAFCETLEESNYRLQKELQEKQKEISSLKRRLEEKEQAILLLEKKINGECVSPGSLCGLSAQSSESGAEVDVESSVAEADQDMTEDSSRRCEVQPVRSSACWCGPSLSASPPVIQVTQLYHHKLEH, encoded by the exons ATGGCATCACCCTTCGTGCCTGTCCCTGTGCCCTTTGACAGAGTCTCAGCTGGAGGTAGCAGTAAGCTCAGACGGCCCCCTCGAGCCTCATCACTCGGCAGCGTCTCCAGCAGCTCAGACTCGTCTCTCCCCAGGGCTGCGGGGGAGGACCTCATCGGACGAGGATGTGGAGGGCTGGTTTCTCAGCGGCAATCTCGCTGCATCGACAGGGGCAGCCGGAGCAGGACGCCACCACCTCTGCAGAGCCCGGTGACTCGGGCCAGGATGAACGGGTCTCTGGATCACGCCGTGGAGTACTCCACCTGTCCCCGCTCCATCTCTGATCCTGTGGGGAGCCAGcaagtagaggaggaggaggaggaaaggccAATAACGCCCACTGTGCTGGGCTACGAGGTCATGGAGGAGAGGGCCAAGTTCACg GTGTTCAAAGTCCTGGTGAGGAAGAGCGCGGACGAGAGCTGGGTCGTTTTCAGGAGGTACACAGACTTCTCCAGACTCAACGAcaag ctGAAGGAGATGTTCCCGGGTTTCCGCCTCTCACTGCCTCCAAAGCGCTGGTTCAAGGACAACTACGACACCGACTTCCTGGAGGACAGACAGCTCGGACTGCAGGCCTTTCTGCAAAACCTCGTCGCACACAAAGACATCGCCAACTG CATGGCAGTGAGAGAGTTTCTGTGTCTGGACGACCCGCCTGGACCTTTTGACagtctggaggagagcaga GCGTTCTGCGAGACTCTGGAGGAAAGCAACTATCGCCTCcagaaggagctgcaggaaaAGCAGAAGGAGATCAGCTCCCTGAAGAGACggctggaggagaaggagcaggCCATCCTGCTGCTGGAGAAGAAAATCAA TGGCGAGTGTGTGAGTCCTGGGTCTCTGTGCGGTTTGTCGGCTCAGAGCAGTGAGAGCGGCGCAGAAGTGGACGTGGAGTCGTCCGTAGCAGAAGCTGATCAGGACATGACTGAAgacagcag TAGAAGATGTGAGGTCCAGCCGGTGCGATCCTCTGCCTGTTGGTGCGGCCCGTCGCTCAGCGCCTCTCCTCCGGTCATCCAGGTCACTCAGCTCTACCACCACAAACTGGAACACTAA
- the rps20 gene encoding 40S ribosomal protein S20 encodes MAFKDTGKAPVETEVAIHRIRITLTSRNVKSLEKVCADLIRGAKEKNLKVKGPVRMPTKTLRITTRKTPCGEGSKTWDRFQMRIHKRLIDLHSPSEIVKQITSISIEPGVEVEVTIADA; translated from the exons ATG GCTTTTAAGGACACCGGTAAGGCACCTGTTGAGACAGAGGTCGCCATCCATCGTATCCGCATCACCCTCACCAGCCGCAACGTCAAGTCTCTGGAGAAGG TGTGCGCAGACTTGATCCGTGGGGCCAAGGAGAAGAACCTGAAGGTGAAGGGACCCGTCCGCATGCCAACCAAG ACTCTGCGTATCACCACCAGAAAGACCCCCTGTGGTGAAGGATCCAAAACCTGGGATCGCTTCCAGATGAGGATCCACAAACGCCTGATCGATCTGCACAGCCCGTCTGAGATCGTGAAGCAGATCACCTCCATTAGCATCGAGCCCGGTGTAGAGGTCGAGGTCACCATCGCAGACGCATAA